A single region of the Cetobacterium somerae ATCC BAA-474 genome encodes:
- a CDS encoding PTS lactose/cellobiose transporter subunit IIA — protein MDIEVIAMQLVGNAGEGRSLAFEALAHAKKNEFDLAQEKLKKSKESLLRAHSLQTDLICKEADGEKTEIGLLMVHAQDHLMTAMLAKDLITEMIELYKK, from the coding sequence ATGGATATAGAAGTAATAGCTATGCAATTAGTTGGAAATGCAGGAGAAGGAAGAAGTTTAGCATTTGAAGCTTTAGCTCATGCTAAAAAGAATGAATTCGATTTGGCTCAAGAAAAATTAAAAAAATCAAAGGAAAGTTTATTAAGAGCTCATTCTCTTCAAACAGATCTTATCTGCAAGGAAGCAGATGGAGAAAAGACAGAGATAGGCCTTTTAATGGTACACGCTCAAGATCATCTTATGACAGCCATGTTGGCAAAAGATTTAATAACAGAGATGATAGAGCTTTATAAAAAATAA